A window of the Ogataea parapolymorpha DL-1 chromosome V, whole genome shotgun sequence genome harbors these coding sequences:
- a CDS encoding DNA-directed RNA polymerase III subunit C3 — MKTKSPESFLFTSLLKLVLGEQAAYVFGILLDHKRLTLPQLQKMCKMKMSAVKKSLVSLLQLECAVYFEETNFITDKSQTYYSSSFSGCYKFLYANAIINDIHRDYGELHAAIVQQVLVNGHLTTGEYLKNVDGAAQAEETEKAFSILVLEKWLVPIDELHFQSKYDLFHKVYQQQTAIFNAENKGKVISQAKKLQVIKEETRRKHQQLMGEDKVRSRLFQSDSSSMFQKVNPDIPLTFSLDRYLKRLRSLHFASEARHKVGEISSRIYALILNRLEAKSADVENPELRLEKYLANVGQSGVGLDPRVVEQIRGRYELKDQERGMNITVSEVYKELVRNGEKFGVTIASVKNTIADPSLEFGRKRKTDDHSNGFPGVKKVKIEVDEVLERLGSHDSDDENEHDDPDNPDPRIMSTLMQHLKLLAADPKFPFLAETDLGQFHVPYTRLSPILAKHVFKQYVKAIIGPDALKVLNCIEDKRLTDEKAVSKLVLMKEASVRNILSRLLRFNIIELQEIPKTQDRSAMRSVYAFRFKPQPAIEMFKKSILFNMGEVLEKLEQYKKQNKILLDKVNREDVKGREQELLLPSELKQLEQYYEYESTWITKLGRLRTAIDVFEFLTA; from the coding sequence ATGAAGACTAAATCTCCCGAGTCGTTCTTGTTTACTTCTCTTTTGAAGCTGGTTCTCGGAGAGCAGGCGGCATATGTGTTTGGCATTCTTCTAGATCACAAAAGACTTACGCTGCCTCAATTGCAGAAGATGTGCAAGATGAAGATGTCGGCGGTGAAAAAGTCGCTTGTTTCTCTGCTACAACTGGAATGTGCCGTGTATTTTGAAGAAACCAATTTTATCACCGATAAATCACAGACATACTACTCGTCTTCGTTCTCTGGCTGCTACAAGTTTCTGTATGCCAACGCGATCATAAATGATATTCATCGCGACTACGGTGAGCTCCATGCCGCCATTGTCCAACAGGTTCTGGTGAATGGGCATTTGACTACCGGAGAGTACCTCAAGAACGTGGACGGGGCAGCTCAGGCGGAAGAGACAGAGAAGGCGTTCTCGattctcgtccttgaaaaGTGGCTAGTTCCAATTGACGAGTTGCATTTCCAGAGCAAGTACGATCTTTTCCACAAAGTGTATCAACAACAAACGGCGATTTTCAACGCGGAAAATAAGGGAAAGGTGATTTCTCAGGCAAAAAAGCTTCAGGTGATCAAGGAAGAGACCAGAAGAAAACATCAACAGCTCATGGGCGAGGACAAAGTCCGCTCGCGGCTTTTTCAATCGGACTCGAGTTCGATGTTTCAAAAGGTCAACCCAGATATTCCCTTGACGTTCAGTCTCGATAGATACTTGAAGAGATTACGGTCTTTGCATTTTGCCTCAGAAGCCAGACACAAAGTGGGCGAGATTTCTTCTAGAATTTATGCTCTTATACTCAATCGGCTAGAAGCCAAGTCAGCGGATGTTGAGAATCCAGAGCTCaggctggaaaaatatcttgCCAATGTTGGACAGTCAGGAGTGGGCCTAGATCCTCGTGTAGTGGAGCAAATCCGTGGCAGATACGAGCTGAAAGACCAGGAGAGGGGCATGAATATAACCGTCAGCGAGGTGTACAAGGAGCTTGTGAGGAACGGTGAGAAGTTTGGCGTTACTATCGCCAGCGTGAAAAATACAATTGCTGATCCATCGTTGGAATTTGGTCGCAAGCGGAAAACCGACGACCACTCCAATGGATTTCCTGGTGTGAAAAAGGTCAAGATCGAGGTGGACGAGGTCCTGGAAAGACTCGGATCTCATGATtcggacgacgaaaacgaaCATGACGACCCAGATAACCCGGATCCGCGCATTATGTCCACCCTCATGCAGCATCTGAAGCTTCTGGCCGCAGATCCCAAATTTCCATTTCTTGCCGAGACAGATCTGGGACAATTCCATGTTCCTTACACTCGACTGTCTCCAATTTTGGCCAAACATGTGTTCAAACAGTATGTGAAGGCCATCATAGGGCCGGACGCACTAAAAGTCTTAAATTGCATTGAAGACAAACGGCTTACCGACGAAAAGGCGGTGAGCAAGCTTGTGCTGATGAAAGAGGCCTCAGTCAGGAACATCTTGAGTCGCCTACTCAGGTTTAACATTATAGAATTGCAGGAGATTCCTAAAACCCAGGATCGGTCTGCGATGCGGTCCGTGTATGCATTTAGATTCAAGCCACAGCCGGCGATTGAGATGTTCAAAAAGTCCATCCTGTTCAATATGGGCgaggttttggagaaacttGAGCAATATAAAAAGCAAAACAAAATCCTGCTGGATAAAGTCAACAGAGAGGACGTGAAGGGCAGAGAACAAGAACTCCTGCTTCCGTCCGAGCTGAAGCAGTTAGAACAATATTACGAGTACGAAAGCACCTGGATCACGAAACTTGGCAGACTCCGTACTGCCATTGACGTTTTCGAGTTTCTAACGGCATAA